From the Sphingomonas sabuli genome, the window CGTAAAGCTAATGCTGCGCGATGGACAGCCCCCGGCGCCCCTGGTCAATCGGCGAAATGTGCGACGCCTTTGAGGTCACGCCGCGGGCCCTGCGGTTCTACGAGGACGAGCAGCTGATCGCACCGGAACGGCGCGGGACGGCCCGGCTCTATTCCGATCGCGACCGCGCCCGGCTGACCTGGATCCTGCGCGGCAAGCGCGTCGGGTTCAGCCTCAACGATATCCGCGAAATGCTCGACCTGTACGACCTTGGCGACCATCGCCGGACGCAGCGGCTGGTCACGCTCGAACGCTGCAAGCAGCGGATCGTGACCCTTGAACGGCAGAAAGCCGATATCGACGCCACCATTGAAGACCTGAAAAACTTTGTCGCCCAGCTTGGCGACGACAGCAACGCAGAGGACGCCTGATGCCAACCTATACCGCCCCTATCAAAGACACGCTCTACGTCCTCGACGACGTGCTCCAGATCCAGAATCATTCGAACTTGCCGGGTTTCGCCAACGCGACTCCGGACATGGTCGAAGCGATCCTTGCGGAAGGCGGCAAGTTCGCGGCCGAAGTCCTGCAACCGCTGAACGCGGTCGGTGACGAGGAAGGGTGCAAGCGCAACGACGACGGCAGCGTCACCACCCCGCCGGGCTTCAAGGCGGCGTTCGACAAGTTCCGCGAGGCCGGCTGGCCGACGCTGACGGCGCCGGAAGAATTCGGCGGGCAGGGCCTGCCCAACGTGATCGGCACCGCGCTCAGCGAATATCTGCTGTCGGCCAACCACAGCTTCGAAATGTACCAGGGCCTGACCTCGGGCGCGGTCGCCGCGCTCTACATCAAGGGCAGCGATGAGCAGAAGCAAACCTACCTGCCCAAGCTGGTGACCGGCGAATGGACCGGGACGATGAACCTGACCGAACCGCATTGCGGCACCGATCTCGGCCTGTTGAAGACCAAGGCCGAGCCCAACGACGACGGCAGCTATTCGATCACCGGCACCAAGATTTTCATCTCCGCCGGCGAACACGACATGAGCGATAATATCGTCCACATGGTCCTCGCCAAGCGCAGCGGCGCGCCCGACAACGTCAAGGGGATTTCGCTGTTCGTGGTGCCCAAGTTCATCGTCGATGAAAACGGCAACCCGGGCGAGCGCAACGGTGTCAGCTGCGGCTCCATCGAGAAGAAGATGGGCATTCACGGCAACGCGACCTGCGTGCTCAATTACGACGGCGCTAAGGGCTGGCTGGTCGGGGAGCCCGAAAAGGGCCTCGCGGCGATGTTCATCATGGTCAACGGCGCGCGCCTCGGCGTCGGGCTGCAGGGCGTTGCGCAGGGCGAAGTCGCCTATCAGAACGCCGTCGCTTATGCGCGCGACCGCAAGCAGGGCAAGGCACTCAAGCCGGAGGACCGCGACGAAGGCGCCAAGGCCGATCCGCTGTTCGTCCACCCCGACGTCCGCCGCATGCTGATGCAGATCCGCGCCTGGAACGAGGGCGCCCGCGCCCTGGTCCTGTGGGGTTCGCTGCAGGTCGACCTGTCGCGCAAGTCGCAGGACGCGGCGGAGCGGGAGCAGGCGGAAGACCTGCTCGGCGTGCTGACCCCGGTGATCAAGGGCTATCTGACCGACAAGGGCTTCCAAGCGACGATCCTGGCGCAGCAGGTGTTCGGCGGGCACGGCTACATTCGCGAATGGGGCATGGAACAGTTCGTCCGCGATGCCCGCATCGCAATGATCTACGAAGGCGCCAATGGCGTGCAGGCGATGGACCTGGTCGGCCGCAAGCTGCCCAAGGACGGCGGCCGCGCAATCCGCACCTACCTGGAGCTCGTCGGGCGGGAGATCGGCGAGGCCAAGGCGGCCGGCGATCCGGCCGGCGTGGCTGCGGCGCTGGAACCCGCGCTCAAGGACTTGCAGGCGGCGACCATGTGGCTGGCGCAGAACGGCATGCAGGACCCGAACAATGCGGGTGCGGGCGCGTATCCGTACATGGAATTGATGGGCCTGGTGACGCTCGGCTGGATGTGGATGAAGATGGCGGGCGTGTCGTCCAAGGCCCTCGATGCGGGCGCTTCGGACAAGCAGTTCCACGAAGCCAAGCTGGCGACCGCGCGCTTCTATGCGCAGCGCGAACTGGTCGAATCGCCGTCGCTGCGGCGCAAGATCGAAGCCGGCGCCGAAACCGTCATGGCGCTGCCCGAAGAGGTCTTTTAGGAAAAGCGCCTAGCGCGTGAGGAAACGATCGACCACGCTCCGCGCCAGGCGCGCGGGGCGGTGGCTCGTCGCGTCGAGGCAGCACCAGCAGCTCTTGATCTCGGCCAGCACATCCTCGCCGCGCATCACCACCGTAGTGAAATAGGCGCGGGCGCCCTTGACCTTCTCCGCCACCACGTCGGCAACGACGATATCGTCGAGGAACGTAGGCTTGCGGTAGGTAATCTCATGCTTGAGCGCGACCCACAGGTGACGGGCCACGGCGTCCGCCGGAGCGCGCGTTTCCCAGTAGCGGACGACCGCGTCCTGCACCCATTTCAGGTACACGTTGTTGTTCACATGGCCCATGTGGTCGATGTCGCTTTCGCGAATGTCGATCGGGAATTGAAAAGCGGCCATGTGCTTGAGAATAGGCAATCAAATACTATTCACAAGCCTGTAAATAGATCGACCTGCAATTATCCTTCGGCGGCGCGCTGGGTATCGCGACGATCGATGAAGTGCGGCATCAGCATGGTGACATCGTTGCCCTTGGCCTTCTTCGGCGCCAGCCGGCCGAGTTCAAATTCGCCGTCGAACTGCAACCCGAACTTGTTCGCGCCGGCCCATTTGACCGTGCCGATGACCGGACCGACACCGACGATGTCGATTTTCAGGTGGGTGCCCGGCGCCACCGGCCGGTTGCATTCAACCAGCGCGCCGGTGACCGAGATGTTGCGCAGGCGAAGCTCCTCCTCGACGCCGTCCACGATGGCGATCGCGCGGCGCATCAGGCGATGGCGCGGTTCGCGCAGGCACTGGAAGCCGTCGGCCTCGACCCGGCTGCGGTTGGCGACTTCGCGCGCTTCTTCCGGTTTTGCCGGGCGGCCGAAGATGTACCCCTGGACGTGGGAGCAACCGAGCTCGCGGATCAGCGCCAGGTCGTCGTGGGTCTCGACGCCTTCGGCGCAGGTTTCCATCTCCAGGCTTTCCGCCAGCGTGACGATGGCGCGAATGATGGCGCTGTTGCGGTTAGTCGGCGAAGCCGCGCCGCGGACGAAGCTCTGATCGATCTTGATCTTGTCGAACGGCGCCTTCTTCAAATAGCCGAGCGACGAATAGCCGGTGCCGAAGTCGTCCAGCGCAAGGCGCACGCCAAGGTTCTTGAGGCGGGCGAACGTTTCGTCGGCGCTCTCGCCTTCGGCCAGGAACACGCCTTCAGTGATTTCCAGCTCGACTTGGCCGGGGTTGATGCCGCTGTCGTCGATCGCCTTGGCGATGGCGTCGACGATGCCCGGGTCGTTGAACTGGATCGGCGACAGGTTGATGGCGATGCGCACATGGCTTGGCCAATGGGCGGCTTCCTTCAATGCGGTTTCCATCACCCAATGGCCGATGCTGCCGATGAGGCCGCATTCCTCGGCCAGCGGGATGAACTTGGCCGGTGAGATCGGGCCGCGGACGGGGTGGTTCCAGCGGACCAGCGATTCGAAGCCGGACACCTCTTCGGACGCGGCGCGAACGATGGGCTGGTAGTTTACTTCCAGCTCGCCGCGGTCGATCGCCTGGCGCAGGTCGTTTTCAAGCGCCTGGCGGTCGGCGGCCTCGCTGTGCATCGACGGTTCGTAGAAGCAATGTTTGCCGCGCCCGGCCGCTTTGGCCGCGTACAGCGCGAGATCGGCGTTGCGAATGAGGCTGTCGGCGCAGGCGCGGCCGGGGTCGCCGATGGCGATGCCCACCGATGCGCCGATCAGCACGCGGTGGCCTTCGATCTTGTAGGGCCGCGAGACCTGTTCGATCAGCGTTCGCGACAGAGATTCCAGCAAGCCGATATCGACCGTTCCGGGCAGCACCGCCTTGAACTCGTCGCCGCCCAGACGGCCGACCTGCCCATGATCGCCCATCACCGATTTCAACCGTTCGGCGACCTGCCGCAGCAACGCGTCGCCGACCGGATGGCCAAGCGTGTCGTTGACGTTCTTGAACCGGTCGAGGTCGATCAGGAACAGGCTGCAGCCCTTGCGCCGGTGGGCGGCGTTGCGCAGCGCTTCTTCCAGCGTCTGCCGCATCATCGCCCGGTTGGGCAGGCTGGTGAGCGAGTCGAAGCGGGCGAGGCGGGTGATCTCCTGCTCGCTGCGCCGTTGTTCGGTCAGGTCGGTGCCGATGCCGCGAAAGCCGAGGAACCGGCCGCGCTCGTCGAACACCGGGTTGCCCGACAGCGACCAGTGAATATCGCGGTCGCTGGCGGCGCGGACGATGACGTCGGAAAAGGGGAAGCGCGCCGACAGGTGAAAGCCCAGCGTCTTGCGCTCTTCGATGCCGGCGCTGCCTTCGGTTTCGACCGACAGCAAAGCGGTGAATTGGCGGCCGAGCAATTGCGCCGCATGACACTGGAAATCGTCCGCGAGCTGCTGCGACACGTAGGACAGGGTGCCTTCCGGGTTGGTTTCCCAGAACCAGCCGCGGCCGCTGTTCTCGAACTCGTCGATGAAGGTCAGCGCCTTGCGCGCTTCGGCGTCGAGGTTGAGCCTGCGGCGGGTGGTCGCGATGTTCGTCTGTGTGGTCGCAACGCTGTAGGCGACCAGCGAAAACGACAGGATGGCGATGCCCACCGGCACGATCGGCGAGGGCGAAAAGAAGGCCGATGCGGCGGTCGCGACGAAGGCGTTGACCACTGCCACTGGCGGAGAAACGACGGCGACGATCGCCGTCATCGCGATCCCCGCGCACGCCGCCATAGGGATCACCGGATCGTCGAGACCGACGTGGAGGATCACCGCCAGGCAGAACAGGGCCCAAACGACGCCGACAATGGCGAGGTAGATGCACATCGCGCGGGACACGGTGTGCGGCGCCAGCTCCAGCTCGAAGCGGCGGCGGAGCAGCAGGATCGCGATCGTGTCGGCAGCTGCGAGGATGATCAGCGGGACCAGCGGATTGCCCAGCAGGTCTTCGCCCAGCAGCGCCGGATGGCGGATCAGGCAGACGAGTCCGAGCAACGCGTGCGCGACCGCCAGCAACATCGCCGTATGGTCGAACAGCGATACGCGTGATTCGGCCAGCGAGCAGTCGTCAGGCGTTTCGGCGGTCTGGATGTCGAACCACAAGGCGTCGCGCACCGACGCCCGCTCCGGCGTGCGGGGCGGCTGGATTACGGCTTTGGCAAAACGCGCACGCGCCATGGGGTTCCCTCGCGGGAGGTCCCCCGCACATGCGCAGGTTTTAATCCACCGTGGATGAAAGCGCGCTCAACAAGGACGGTTAGCGCGCATTAACCATCAGGCTTCCGTGGGCAGGAACTCCGGCACCGAAAGGTACCGCTCGCCGGTGTCGTAGTTGAAGCCGAGGACCCGGGCGCTGTCGCCCAGCTCCGCCAGCTTCTTGCCGATCGCCGCCAGCGTGGCGCCGGACGAAATGCCGACCAGCATGCCTTCTTCCCGAGCCGCCCGGAGCGCCATCTTCTTGGCTTCGTCTGCGCTGACTTGGATGACGCCGTCGAGCGCGTCCTTGTCGAGATTGGCCGGGATGAAGCCGGCGCCGATGCCCTGGATCGGGTGCGGACCCGGGTCACCGCCGCTTATAACCGGCGACAGTTCGGGCTCGACCGCGAAGACCTTGAGGCCGGGCCATGCTTTCTTGAGGACGTGCGCGACGCCGCTGATATGACCGCCGGTTCCGACGCCGGTGATCAGCGCGTCGAACGGCTCGTCGCCAAAGTCCTGTAGGATTTCCTGCGCCGTCGTACGTTCGTGGACGTCGACGTTAGCCGGATTGGTGAATTGCTGCGGCATCCAGGCGCCGTCGTTCTCGGCGAGGATTTCCTCGGCGCGGGCGATTGCGCCCTTCATGCCCTTTTCCTTGGGCGTCAGGTCGAACTTCGCGCCATACGCCAGCATCAGCCGCCGCCGCTCAAGGCTCATGCTTTCGGGCATGACGAGGGTCAGCGGATAGCCCTTGACCGCGGCGACCATGGCCAGGCCGATGCCGGTATTGCCCGACGTCGGCTCGACGATCATCCCGCCGGGCTTCAGCTTGCCCGACCGTTCCGCGTCCTCGACCATGGCCAGCGCAATACGGTCCTTGATCGACGCGCCGGGATTGGACCGTTCCGATTTGACCCACACGTCGGCCTTGTCGCCGAACAGGCGGTTGATGCGAATGTGCGGCGTGTTGCCGATGGTCTCGAGGATATTGGCTGCCTTCATGGCCGTGGGTCTCCTGCGCGGCGGTTCGTTGCCGCTCGCCTATATGGGAAGCGCCACCGGCTTGAACAGGTCACACGCCGCCGGGAATGACCGATCCGTCGGGTGGCGGCTCCTCCGGCGACTCGAACGTCCGCGCACGGCGCAGTTCGGGGAAGATCGCGGCCCAGGTCAACGTGACCAGCACGGCGGCGACCCCGCCTCCAGTCGTGGCCACCACCGGTCCCAGGAAGGCGGCGGCAAAGCCGCTGCGCGTTTCGCCCAGTTCATTGGAGGCGGAGATGGCCAGCGTCGACGCCGCGCTGACCCGCCCGCGCATCGCGTCGGGGGTGTGCAGCTGGATCAGGGACTGGCGAATGTAGACGGAGAACATGTCGGCCGCGCCGAGGATCGCCAGCATCGCCAGCGACAGCGGATAATAAGTGGAGATGCCGAAGATTGCCGTCGCAGCGCCGAAGATGACGACCGCGGCGAGCATCTTCACCCCGACGTTGGTCCTGAGCGGATAGATCGAGAAGACGATGGCGGTGACGGTCGCGCCCAGCGCGGGGGCGGCGCGCAATGGCCCCAGCCCCTCGACGCCGACGTGGAGGATGTCGCGGGCATAGAGCGGCAGCATCGCCGTCGCCCCGCCCAGCAACACCGCGAACAGGTCGAGCGTGATTGCTCCGAGCACCAGCCGGTTGCGGCGAACGTAGCGCAACCCTTCGACCATGCGCTGGATCGGCTTGCCCGGCGCGATGGTGGATCGCGGCACCGGGCCGACGAGGAACAGGCAGACCGCGGACACGCCGAACAAGGCGGCGCTGAACGCGTAGGGCAAATGCGGGGTGACGTCGTAGAGGAAGCCGCCGATCGCGGGACCGGCTATCGCGCCCGCCTGCCATGCGGTCGAGCTGAGCGCGATCGCGCGCGGCAGCAGGTCGCGCGGGACCAGGTTCGGGGCAAGCGCGCCCAGTGCCGGGCCGGCGAACGCCCGCGCGACACCGAGCAAAGCAGCGATGGAAAAGAGGATCGGCAGGCTGACGTGCCCGCTCCATGTCGCCCAGAACAGGGACAGCGCGCAGAGCATTTCCAGCAGGATGACGGCGCGGGCAATGTGGCGGCGGTCGAGCCGGTCGGCGACCCACCCGCTGACCGGCGTCAGGATGAATAGCGGGATGAACTGGACCAGGCCGATCAGTCCAAGCTGGAACGCCGCGTCGTGAATCGGCATCGATTCCCGGGCGATGTCGTAGACCTGCCAGCCGATGACGATCACCATCGCCATTTGCGCGATGGTGGTCAGCAGCCGGGCCAGCCAGAACGCCCGGAAGCCGGGTAAACGAAGCGGGGCGGGGATCACGCCCCGCCCCTAATCGGCCTTGGCTATGCCCGCAATCAGGCGGGTTCGGCGGCCAGTTGCGGCTGATCCGCGCCGACGCCCGGCACGCCGGCGCCAAGGAAGTCGACCAGGTCGGTGGCCAACCGTTCCTTTTCGATGGCGAACAGGCCGTGGGCGCTGCCGTCATATTCCTTCAGTTCGGCGTGCGGCACCTTGCGGGCAACCTCGCGCGCGCTGGTATCGATCGGAACGGTCGCGTCCTCGGTGCCATGGATGATCAAGGTCGGAATGCCCTCGAAATTCGGCAAGTCCGGCCGGAAGTCGGTGGTTGCGAACGCCTTGGCGGCGGCCAGCGTCGGGCGCAGGCCCGCCATCATCGCCTGACGCCAGAAGTCGTCGAGGACCGCGTCGCTGACCGGGTGGGACACCATGCCGACGCCGAAGAAATCCTTGGCGAAATCCTGCATGAAGGCGGCGCGATCCTGCTTCATGCTCTTCGTCATCTCGTCGAACGTCGATTGCGGAACGCCGTTGGGATTGTCGTCGGTCTTGAGCATGTAGGGCACGACCGAGCTGATCAGGACGGCCTTGGACACGCGGTCCTTGCCGAACTTGGTGATGAAACGCGCGACTTCGCCGCCGCCCATGGAAAAGCCGACGAGCGCTACCGGCCCCTGGATGCCGGCATCGTCGAGGATCGCGGCAACGTCCTCGGCGTAAGTGTCATAATCGTGGCCGTCCCAGCTCTGTTCCGACCGGCCGAACCCGCGGCGATCAGGCGCGATGATGCGCTTTCCGGCCTCGACCAGCGCGATCGCGGCGGAATCGAACGTGTCGGCGGTCAGCGGCCAGCCGTGCATGAGGACGACGGGGTCGCCCTTGCCCCAATCTTTGTAGAACAGCGAGCATCCGTCTTTGGCTTTGGCGTAGGGCATTATGAATTTCTCCTTCTGTCCCCGGCGAACGCATCGGCGGATGCCCGCGTTGCCGACGCCGATACCCGCTTAAGGCCAGCCGCACCGCCAGCACGACGAAGCTTCGGCGCGGGTGGACGCGGCGGCCCGATCGGGCGACAAGGGAGCGAGAGAGGGAGAGAAATACCATGAACACAGGCAGGTTTCTGGTCTGCGCGGCAGCGGCCGCGATCGTAAGCGGCTGCAGCACGGTTCCGCCGCCCGTGGCGGCGGTGCCGGTGGTCCCGGTGGCCGAAGCTCCGCCCGCTGTCGCTCCGGCCGACAATGGCTGGGCCGGCTTCCTACAAAGCTACATCGACAGTTCCTTCCGCGCGAACCCGCCGTTCGCGGTGTCGTCGGGCAAGCACGAATATGACGGCAAGCTGCCGGACTGGAGCGAGGCCGGGCTGATGGCCGAGCGCGAGCGGCTGAAACAGGCAATTGCCCGGGCGCAGGCGTTCGACCCCGCTAGCCTGAGCGAGACCCAGCGGTTCGAGCGCGATTATCTGATCGCCAACGCGCGCGGCAACCTGTTCTGGGAGGAAGTCGCCGACCAGCCGCACACCAATCCGGCTTATTATGCCAATAACCTCGGCCCGTCGGTCTACGTCAGCGTGCCCTATGCCGCGGCCGACGTGCGGATGAAGGCCTATGTCGAATATCTGCGCAACGTGCCCACCGCGCTGCAGCAGATGCAGGCGAACCTGCGCACGCCGCTGCCGATTTCATTCGTGGATTACGGAAAAAGCGCGTTCGGCGGTTACGCGGAATATTATGTCGGCGACGGGATGAAGGCGTTTGCAGGCGTCGGCACCGCGGCCGACCAAGCGGCGCTCAAGGCTGCGTCGGAGGCCGCGTCGGCCGCGATGAAGCAGACCGCCCAATGGATCGAAGCGCAACGGCCCAATGCCGGCACCAACTTCGCACTTGGCGCTGGTCGGTTCAGCCAGATGCTGCGCGATACCGAAATGGTCGATCTCCCGCTCAGCGAACTCGAAGCCATCGGCCGCGCCGATCTGGCGTCGAACCAAGCGCTGCTGCGCGAGGCTTGCGGCCGCTATGACCCGGGCCAGTCGATCCAGCATTGCATGGACAAGATGGGCTCCAACAAGCCCGAAGGCGGCGCCGTCGCCGGAGCCCGGGCGCAGCTGGCGGGGCTGAAGCAATTCCTGATCGAAAAGGACCTCGTGTCCATTCCCGGCACAGAGGAAGCCAAGGTCGAGGAAGCGCCGCCCTATCGCCGGCAGAACTTCGCCTACATCAACATCCCCGGACCGTATGAAAACGGCCTGCCGTCGGTCTATTATATCGCGCCGCCGGACCCCAGCTGGACCAAGGAAGTCCGCGACGGCTTCGTGCCCGGAGAGGCGGACCTGCTGTTCACCTCGATCCACGAGGTTTGGCCGGGGCACTTCCTCAACTTCCTCCACGCCAACCGCTCGCCGCACATCTTCGGGCGCGTCTTCGTTGGCTATGCGTTCGCCGAAGGCTGGGCGCATTACACCGAGGAAATGATGCGCGTTGCCGGGGTCGGCGGCGGCAGCGACGAAACGCTGATCGGGCAGATCTCCAACGCGCTGCTGCGCGACTGCCGCTATCTGTCGGCCATCGGCATGCATTCCGGCACGATGACGCAGGAGCAAAGCTACCAGCTGTTCCGCGAGCAATGCTTCCAGGATGAAGGCAACGCGCGGCAGCAGGCGGCCCGCGGCACCTACGACCCGGCCTATCTCAACTACACGCTGGGCAAGCTCATGATCCGCAAGTTGCGGGACGACTGGACCGCGACGCGCGGCGGCAGGGCGGCGTGGAAACCGTTCCACGACCAGTTCCTCAGCTACGGCGGCCCGCCGATTCCGCTGGTTCGGCAGCAGATGCTGGGCGGGCAGGCGAAGGCCGCCTTCTAAGGCTCGTAGGTCTCGGTGGACGCGGCTTCGGCCGGGTCCGCCGACCCGCGGGTCAGGTGCAGCCGCCGGATCAGGCCCGGCATCGTCAGTCCCTGGATGAAGATCGAAAAGGCGACGACGATAAAGGCGGTGACGACGATCTCCATCCGCTCCGGCACGTTGGCCGGAAGCGCCAGCGCCAGCGCCAGTGCCAGCGCGCCCTTGAGCCCGCCCCAGAACAAGACGTGCTGGTAGGGGAGAGATAGCTTGAGCCTGGTCGGTGCGAACACCGCCGCCAGCGGATAGATCGCCAGCAGCCGCCCGATCAGCACCAGGCCGATGGCCAGCGACGCGACCTGCAGGCTGACCAGCCCGATCGGCTGGGTCGCTTCGTGCATGCCGATGAGGATGAAGACGAAGCTGTTGGCAAGGAAGGCGAAGAATTCCCAGCTGGCGAGCACGTGCGGCCGGCCTTCGTCCGAAATCGCGCCCATCCAGCCGATGTTGCCGACGACCAAACCGGCGGTCAGCGAGGCGAGTACGCCCGACGCGTGGAAATGCTCGGCGATCAGGAACGAGCTATAGGCGGTGATGGCGGTTAGCGTGATTTCGACCAGATGATCGCGCGTGCGCCCGGCGATCAGCAGGATTGCACCGGCCACCGCGCCGCCGATCAGGACGCCGCCGATCAGCGTCCAGGCGAATTCCGGAACGATCGTCGCTGCTTCGGCAGGGGCCCCGGCGGCGATTCCGGCCAGCACCGCAAACGCGACCGCGACAACGCCGTCGTTGAGAAGGCTTTCGGATTCGACGACGATGGCAAGGCGCTTTTCGGCGTGCATTTCCTTGAACGCGGCGATGACCGCGACCGGGTCGGTGGCGGCGATCAGCGTTCCGAACAGCGCCGCGCCGATCCAGCTCCACCCGGCAAGGTAATGCATTCCCGCTGCGACAACCGCGGTAGCTATGGCCACGCCGCCAAAGGACAGCAGCAGCGTCACCGGAAGCTCGCGCCGGAATTTCTTCCAGTTGAGTTGCAGGGCCGCCTCGAACACGAGCGGCGGCAGGAAGACGTTGAAGATCAATTCGCGCGACAGCGGCAGTTCGGGCGTGTCGGGAATCATCGCGATGGCAAGGCCCGCAGCGACCAGCCCGACGCTGTAGGGCAGGCCGATGCGGCGGGTGCCGATGGCGATGAGACTGGCGACCAGCAGCAGCAGGCCAATGGTCATGAAGGGAATTTCGGACATGCCCGACCTCTAGGATAGGCGGCGCGGATTGGCTAACTTGCCCGCATGGCGAAAGCGAAAAGCCGATATACATGCCAGGCCTGCGGGTCGGTGACCCCGCGCTGGCAGGGCCAGTGTCCCGACTGCGCGGAATGGAACACGCTGGTGCAGGAAGCGGCCGAGGTGACCAGCATCTTCGCCGCCAAGCACAACCTTCAGGGCGGCGGCCGGAAGATCGAGCTGGTGGGGCTCGACGCGCCGGCCAAGCTGCCCGAACGGATCGCCAGCGGGGTCGCGGAATTCGACCGCGCGATCGGCGGCGGGATCGTGCCCGGATCGGCGATGCTGGTCGGGGGCGACCCGGGCATCGGCAAGTCGACGCTGCTGCTGCAGATCTGCGCCAGGCTGGCCAGCGCCGGTCGCGATGTCGTGTACGTGTCGGGCGAGGAGTCGGCGGAGCAGGTGCGGTTGCGCGCGCTGCGGCTGGGCCTTGGCGGCGCGCCGGTCCGCCTGGCCGCGGCGACGTCCGTGCGCGACGTGCTGACGACGATGGGCGAAAGCGCGCCGGACCTGCTGGTCATCGATTCCATCCAGACCATGCACAGCGACCTGATCGAAGGCGCGCCGGGCACGGTCAGCCAGGTGCGCGCCTCGGCGCAGGAACTGGTCCGCTTCGCCAAGGAACGGGGAACCGCCGTCATCCTCGTCGGCCATGTCACCAAGGACGGCAGCATCGCCGGCCCCCGCGTGCTCGAACATATGGTCGACACGGTGTTGAGCTTCGAAGGCGAACGCAGCCACCAGTATCGCATCCTGCGCGCACTCAAGAACCGCTTCGGCGGTACCGACGAAATCGGCGTGTTCGCGATGGAGGGCCAGGGTTTGGCCGAGGTCGACAATCCCTCGTCGCTATTCCTGACTCGCCGCGACGAACCGGTCAGCGGCGCCAGCATCTTTCCGGCGATCGAGGGCACGCGCCCGGTGCTGGTCGAAATCCAGGCCCTGGTCGTGCGGCTGGCGTCGGGCGCGACCCCGCGCCGCGCGGCGGTCGGGTGGGATAGCGGGCGGCTGGCGATGATCCTCGCCGTGCTCGAAGCCCGCTGCGGGATCAGCTTCGCCACCGCCGAAGTCTATCTCAACGTCGCCGGCGGCTATCGGCTCAGCGATCCCGCCGCCGACCTTGCGGTCGCCGCGGCGCTCGTCTCCGCGTTGTCGGAGCGTCCGATCCCGGCGGAGGCGATCGTGCTCGGCGAAATTGCCCTGTCCGGGGAAATCCGGCCGGTCGCGCATGCGCCGCTGCGGCTCAAGGAGGCGGCCAAGCTCGGCTTCGAGAGGGCATGGGTGCCCAAGGATGTGAAGCCGGCCGACGGCATCGGCGCCACCCATTTTGCCAATCTGCGCGCGCTGGTGGACCAGATCCTCGGCCGTTAAGTGAAGCAGGGATCATGGCCGACATTCACGCAATCATTGAAACCATGGAGCATCGCTTGATGCGCGCCTGGTTAACTGGCGACACCAAGACCCTGAAAGCGCTGACATCGCGCAATTTCCGGATGGTCGTGGGGTCCAAACCGGCGGTCATCCTCGATTCCAAAAGCTGGCTTGCGGCAGCGGGCGTCCGTTTCCGCTGCAAATCCTATCGCTTCGGCGACATCTATGCCCGCTCGGTTGCCGGAGTTGCGGTGTTCGCGACGCAATTGGATCTGGAGGCGACGCTGGACCGCGAGGACTGGTCCGGCAAGATGTGGGTCACCGACTTGTGGAAGAAGTCGCGGGTCCGGC encodes:
- a CDS encoding MFS transporter, whose amino-acid sequence is MIPAPLRLPGFRAFWLARLLTTIAQMAMVIVIGWQVYDIARESMPIHDAAFQLGLIGLVQFIPLFILTPVSGWVADRLDRRHIARAVILLEMLCALSLFWATWSGHVSLPILFSIAALLGVARAFAGPALGALAPNLVPRDLLPRAIALSSTAWQAGAIAGPAIGGFLYDVTPHLPYAFSAALFGVSAVCLFLVGPVPRSTIAPGKPIQRMVEGLRYVRRNRLVLGAITLDLFAVLLGGATAMLPLYARDILHVGVEGLGPLRAAPALGATVTAIVFSIYPLRTNVGVKMLAAVVIFGAATAIFGISTYYPLSLAMLAILGAADMFSVYIRQSLIQLHTPDAMRGRVSAASTLAISASNELGETRSGFAAAFLGPVVATTGGGVAAVLVTLTWAAIFPELRRARTFESPEEPPPDGSVIPGGV
- the radA gene encoding DNA repair protein RadA, which gives rise to MAKAKSRYTCQACGSVTPRWQGQCPDCAEWNTLVQEAAEVTSIFAAKHNLQGGGRKIELVGLDAPAKLPERIASGVAEFDRAIGGGIVPGSAMLVGGDPGIGKSTLLLQICARLASAGRDVVYVSGEESAEQVRLRALRLGLGGAPVRLAAATSVRDVLTTMGESAPDLLVIDSIQTMHSDLIEGAPGTVSQVRASAQELVRFAKERGTAVILVGHVTKDGSIAGPRVLEHMVDTVLSFEGERSHQYRILRALKNRFGGTDEIGVFAMEGQGLAEVDNPSSLFLTRRDEPVSGASIFPAIEGTRPVLVEIQALVVRLASGATPRRAAVGWDSGRLAMILAVLEARCGISFATAEVYLNVAGGYRLSDPAADLAVAAALVSALSERPIPAEAIVLGEIALSGEIRPVAHAPLRLKEAAKLGFERAWVPKDVKPADGIGATHFANLRALVDQILGR
- a CDS encoding alpha/beta fold hydrolase, whose protein sequence is MPYAKAKDGCSLFYKDWGKGDPVVLMHGWPLTADTFDSAAIALVEAGKRIIAPDRRGFGRSEQSWDGHDYDTYAEDVAAILDDAGIQGPVALVGFSMGGGEVARFITKFGKDRVSKAVLISSVVPYMLKTDDNPNGVPQSTFDEMTKSMKQDRAAFMQDFAKDFFGVGMVSHPVSDAVLDDFWRQAMMAGLRPTLAAAKAFATTDFRPDLPNFEGIPTLIIHGTEDATVPIDTSAREVARKVPHAELKEYDGSAHGLFAIEKERLATDLVDFLGAGVPGVGADQPQLAAEPA
- a CDS encoding cation:proton antiporter, producing MSEIPFMTIGLLLLVASLIAIGTRRIGLPYSVGLVAAGLAIAMIPDTPELPLSRELIFNVFLPPLVFEAALQLNWKKFRRELPVTLLLSFGGVAIATAVVAAGMHYLAGWSWIGAALFGTLIAATDPVAVIAAFKEMHAEKRLAIVVESESLLNDGVVAVAFAVLAGIAAGAPAEAATIVPEFAWTLIGGVLIGGAVAGAILLIAGRTRDHLVEITLTAITAYSSFLIAEHFHASGVLASLTAGLVVGNIGWMGAISDEGRPHVLASWEFFAFLANSFVFILIGMHEATQPIGLVSLQVASLAIGLVLIGRLLAIYPLAAVFAPTRLKLSLPYQHVLFWGGLKGALALALALALPANVPERMEIVVTAFIVVAFSIFIQGLTMPGLIRRLHLTRGSADPAEAASTETYEP
- a CDS encoding DUF885 domain-containing protein, with product MNTGRFLVCAAAAAIVSGCSTVPPPVAAVPVVPVAEAPPAVAPADNGWAGFLQSYIDSSFRANPPFAVSSGKHEYDGKLPDWSEAGLMAERERLKQAIARAQAFDPASLSETQRFERDYLIANARGNLFWEEVADQPHTNPAYYANNLGPSVYVSVPYAAADVRMKAYVEYLRNVPTALQQMQANLRTPLPISFVDYGKSAFGGYAEYYVGDGMKAFAGVGTAADQAALKAASEAASAAMKQTAQWIEAQRPNAGTNFALGAGRFSQMLRDTEMVDLPLSELEAIGRADLASNQALLREACGRYDPGQSIQHCMDKMGSNKPEGGAVAGARAQLAGLKQFLIEKDLVSIPGTEEAKVEEAPPYRRQNFAYINIPGPYENGLPSVYYIAPPDPSWTKEVRDGFVPGEADLLFTSIHEVWPGHFLNFLHANRSPHIFGRVFVGYAFAEGWAHYTEEMMRVAGVGGGSDETLIGQISNALLRDCRYLSAIGMHSGTMTQEQSYQLFREQCFQDEGNARQQAARGTYDPAYLNYTLGKLMIRKLRDDWTATRGGRAAWKPFHDQFLSYGGPPIPLVRQQMLGGQAKAAF
- a CDS encoding DUF4440 domain-containing protein, yielding MADIHAIIETMEHRLMRAWLTGDTKTLKALTSRNFRMVVGSKPAVILDSKSWLAAAGVRFRCKSYRFGDIYARSVAGVAVFATQLDLEATLDREDWSGKMWVTDLWKKSRVRRRWHQVERILSLQDERSDVAAGVRSLQLWR